A window of Argopecten irradians isolate NY chromosome 1, Ai_NY, whole genome shotgun sequence contains these coding sequences:
- the LOC138306965 gene encoding uncharacterized protein: MVQPHPPEAWSNPIPQKHGPTHPPEAWSNPILQNHGPTPSPEAWSNPIPRSMSNPPQKHGPTHHGPRTWSNPILQNHGPTHPQKHGPTHPKLVQPIPEHGPTPSTKAWSTQNMVQPMVQPIPEAWSNPILQKHGPTLSSRSMVQPYPPEAWSNPILQKHGPTPSPRSMVQPHPPEAWSNPMPQKHGPTPCPRSMVQPHAPESWSNPILQNHSPTPSSRIMVQPHPPVAWSNPMPQKHGPTLSSRSMVQPHPPEAWSNPIPQKHGPTPSPRSMVQPHAPESWSNPILQNHSPTPSSRIMVQPHPPVAWSNPMPQKP; encoded by the coding sequence ATGGTCCAACCCCATCCTCCAGAAGCATGGTCCAACCCCATCCCCCAGAAGCATGGTCCAACCCATCCTCCAGAAGCATGGTCCAACCCCATCCTCCAGAATCATGGTCCAACCCCATCCCCAGAAGCATGGTCCAACCCCATCCCCAGAAGCATGTCCAACCCTCCCCAGAAGCATGGTCCAACCCATCATGGTCCCAGAACATGGTCCAACCCTATCCTCCAGAATCATGGTCCAACCCATCCCCAGAAGCATGGTCCAACCCATCCCAAACTGGTCCAACCCATCCCAGAACATGGTCCAACCCCATCCACCAAAGCATGGTCCACCCAGAACATGGTCCAACCCATGGTCCAACCCATCCCAGAAGCATGGTCCAACCCTATCCTCCAGAAGCATGGTCCAACCCTATCCTCCAGAAGCATGGTCCAACCCTATCCTCCAGAAGCATGGTCCAACCCCATCCTCCAGAAGCATGGTCCAACCCCATCCCCCAGAAGCATGGTCCAACCCCATCCTCCAGAAGCATGGTCCAACCCCATGCCCCAGAAGCATGGTCCAACCCCATGCCCCAGAAGCATGGTCCAACCCCATGCCCCAGAATCATGGTCCAACCCAATCCTCCAGAATCATAGTCCAACCCCATCCTCCAGAATCATGGTCCAACCCCATCCTCCAGTAGCATGGTCCAACCCCATGCCCCAGAAGCATGGTCCAACCCTATCCTCCAGAAGCATGGTCCAACCCCATCCTCCAGAAGCATGGTCCAACCCCATCCCCCAGAAGCATGGTCCAACCCCATCCCCCAGAAGCATGGTCCAACCCCATGCCCCAGAATCATGGTCCAACCCAATCCTCCAGAATCATAGTCCAACCCCATCCTCCAGAATCATGGTCCAACCCCATCCTCCAGTAGCATGGTCCAACCCCATGCCCCAGAAGCCATAA